In Thermoplasmata archaeon, the genomic window TCCCGCCGGTAGGAGGCGGTCAACATGCGGACGTCCCAGGATTCGCTCATGCCTTCGCCACGATCTTGATCACGTCGCCATCCTTGACGGGGTGGTCGCGGCCCACGACCATCTTGGTCCGCCCGTCGATGGCTCGGATGAAGTGCTTACCCAAATCCGTGTGGACCTTAAAGGCTACGTCCACCGCGGTGGCACCGCGCGGCACGAGGAACGCATCGGGCAGCACGTTGCCCTTCTTGTCCGTCCAGTGCGTCTCGTCCTCCACGGGGAAGACGACGATCAGGTCGAGGAGTTTGAAGACGGCTTCCTCTACGCACGCCTGCACGCCGGTCGTGTGCCGCGCGTCCAAGAAGGACTTGATCCTCTCCAAGCCCTTGGCCTGCGCCGGGGAGAGCTTGGCGGGGTCTGGAACCTGGAACGAGGAAGCGCCCGGCTCGTACACGATGAGGCGGGCCTGAGCTGCGCGGCGCAAGGCGAGCTCGAGTTCCGAGGACGTGGGCACGGTGCGGTACCCCTCGATCTGGGTGAGCTCCGCGAGCCGATCCTGAGAAACGAGGTCCGCCTTGTTCGCCGCCAAGATCATCGGCTTCCCAATCTTGCGGAGGCTGTGGGCCAGGTGCAGGAGGTCCTCGGACGACCAGCGGGCCATCTTCGGGTCCAGGGGCGTCTCGCGCAAGGCAAGATGGATCTGCGGCTCCGTGAGGCCGAGGCCCGTGAGCCGATCGTAGAGGACCTTCTCCGGTGCCACCTCCTCGAGGTCCGCGTGTCGCGCCTCCTTGTCCCAGTTGCGGGACAGGATGCCCGCGATCCAGTGCGCGAGTTCCTCCTCGAGAAAGCGGACGTCGTCCAACGGATCGTGGGTCCCGGCGGGGACGACGTTCCCCTCGAAGTCCGTGCCCCCGGTCGCGTCGATCACGTGGACGAGGGCGCTCGCCTGGCGCAAGTCGTCGAGGAACTTGTTGCCCAGGCCGCGGCCCTCGTGGGCCTTCGGCACCAGCCCCGCGACGTCGAGGAGCTCCACAGGGATGAGCCGCACGCCGTCCTGGCAGGGCGCGTTGTTCGGTTGGCAGGCCATGCCGAGGTCGAGGTGCGGACAGCGGTGCCGGACGTACGCCATGCCGCGGTTCGGCTCGATCGTCGTGAACGGGTAGTTCGCGATTTGCGCGGGCGCGAGCGTGGCGGCCGCGAAGAACGTGGACTTGCCCACATTGGGCTTGCCGACGACCCCGAGCTCCACATGTGGGAAATGGGCTCGTGTCTCAAGTAGGTTCCCGGCCGAAGCCCTGAGGTAATTCGCGAGCTTTTATGCAGGTCCCGCCATCTCCCATCCCGCCCACCGCACGGAGGCGGTCTCCCTGGAACGCGCGGTCATCCTCTGCGACGGCTACTTCGGCCAGAACACGGGGAAGACGGCGAACGGGCTCGTCCGGTATTCCAAGCGCTATCAAATCGTCGGCGTGATCGACCACACGAAGGCGGGCCGCGACGCGGGCGAGCTCCTGGACGGGAAGCCGAACGGCATCCCGATCTTCAAGGACTTCCAGGAGGCCCTCGAGAAGGGGAAACCGGAGACGCTCGTCATCGGCGTGGCCACGTTCGGCGGCTACATCCCCAAGGAGTTCCGGCCGCTGATCCGTGAGGCGATTGCGCACGGCGTGAACGTGGCCGCGGGCCTCCACGAGTACCTGCGTGACGATCCCGAGTTCTCGAAGCTCGCGGCGGAGCACGGCGTCCAGCTGCTCGACGTCCGCCGGCCGCGGGACATCCGCGAGGCCCAGCAGTTCAGCGACAAGTCCCGCAAGCTCCCGTGCCTCCGCATCCCCGTCCTCGGTACGGATGGGGCCATCGGGAAGCG contains:
- a CDS encoding redox-regulated ATPase YchF; protein product: MELGVVGKPNVGKSTFFAAATLAPAQIANYPFTTIEPNRGMAYVRHRCPHLDLGMACQPNNAPCQDGVRLIPVELLDVAGLVPKAHEGRGLGNKFLDDLRQASALVHVIDATGGTDFEGNVVPAGTHDPLDDVRFLEEELAHWIAGILSRNWDKEARHADLEEVAPEKVLYDRLTGLGLTEPQIHLALRETPLDPKMARWSSEDLLHLAHSLRKIGKPMILAANKADLVSQDRLAELTQIEGYRTVPTSSELELALRRAAQARLIVYEPGASSFQVPDPAKLSPAQAKGLERIKSFLDARHTTGVQACVEEAVFKLLDLIVVFPVEDETHWTDKKGNVLPDAFLVPRGATAVDVAFKVHTDLGKHFIRAIDGRTKMVVGRDHPVKDGDVIKIVAKA